Genomic window (Tamandua tetradactyla isolate mTamTet1 chromosome 3, mTamTet1.pri, whole genome shotgun sequence):
CAACAATCCCAGATTCAAAGGAGTGGCTGAAAGGTTGTGGATTTGTATTTGGATTGTAGTAGTTCCATGGGGGCTAACCTGTGTTCTTCCTTCCAAGGTGGATCGGATGTCTTTCCCATGTGGCTGCACTAAAGAAGGATGTAGTAACACAGCAGGTAGAATTGAATTTAATCCTATCCGAGTCCGGACTCACTTTTTGCACACAATAATGAAACTCGAACTGGAGAAGAACCGGGAGCAGCAAATCCCGGCGCTGAACGGCTGCCACGGCGACCTGAGCGCCCATGGTAGCTCCATGGGCCCGGTCTCTCACTCCGTAGAATATTCGATCGCGGACAATTTTGAGATTGAAACTGAGCCCCAGGCTGCAGTgctacacctgcagtcagctgaGGAACTGGGTTGccaaggagaggaagaggaggaggaagaggatgggAGCAGCTTCTGCAGCGGCGTCACCGACTCCAGCACGCAAAGCTTGGCACCGAGTGAATCGGACGAGGAGGAGgacgaggaagaggaggaggaggaggacgacGACGATGATGACGAGAAAGGAGACAGCTTTGTGGAAGGTTTGGGCAGCCACGCCGAAGTTGTCCCGCTCCCTTCCGTCCTGTGTTATTCTGATGGCACTGCCATCCACGAGAGCCACGCGAAAAATGCCGCTTTTTACGCCAACTCTTCAACTCTGTATTACCAAATAGATAGCCACATTCCGGGAACTCCCAACCAGATCTCTGAGACCTATTCTGAAAGAGATCCTGTCAAAAACGGTACCCTGTCGCTGGTGCCTTACACCATGACCCCGGAGCAATTTGTTGACTATGCCCGACAAGCAGAAGAGGCCTACGGCACTTCCCACTACCCAGCTGCCAACCCCTCCGTCATCGTTTGCTGCTCCTCTTCAGAGAGCGACAGTGGTGTGCCCTGCAATAGCCTCTATCCCGAGCACAGGTCCAGTCATCCTCCAATGGAATTTCACTCATACTTGAAAGGCCCCTCCCAGGAAGGGTTTGTCTCCACGCTGAACGGAGACAGCCACATGTCAGAGCACCCTGCTGAAAATGCTTTGAGCCTTGCCGAAAAGAACAGATTGCACGAAGAGTGCATCAAATCACCCGTGGTTGAAACCGTTCCTGTTTAGTAGCTTAAGTTATTCCAGGACCAACTCCCCCCTATTTAAGGCACTGTATTTAATCGTATTTCCTGGGCTCATCTTTGTTTAAACCGTGGACCGAGAAAATTTGGACTGTGATTACTGTTCCAGactgtattttgttttctcctttctagCTACATGCCTGTGGCATTGCACAAATACAGTCGATATGaggattttaaaagatttcagaCTGTTTTGATAGAAaatgctaattttaaaaatgcatatctcACAGTTGCCTACCTGTCAAACTGTGTGAAACCTGCCAAGCTATGTAGATCAGAGCTCTAAGTTTTGGATTATCGGGCCTGTGCAAGATTGTTAACCAAGACTGGGAAATAAGATGTAGAGTCCTAATTTTCGATATATCTGAAGATCATGGTGACTTTTTAATGTAAAAGTAATTATTGTAAGAAAAAGATTTAATTGTTCcatgtgtattttatttatggTAGTTTAGAAGCCATGTTTTGATGAAAATGAACAGCAGCATGTTCATTGAAGCTGAAGTTGCATAGTTAGTATCACAGAGCATGCCCATGTGGATTGCATCTGGAATCCATTCACATTTTTATGATCATGACTGAtccaatttgcaaatactttcttaagGGTGAAATAGGCCTATTTTTGCTATTTTGGACAAATAAATGAGTCTATATGTGCAGGTCCTTACACAGTTTTCTCTAGAGTTAAGTGTTAGGACAATCCTCCCGTGAGGGTTCACAGCCCTCCCTCAGTTGACTCCAGAGATGGAGGTAGAAGGAATTGCCTTTCTTTGTTACGCAGCATCATCTTGGTTCTTTGCTTGGACAGCACCTTTAAACTCTACCCCTACATCAAAATGCACTTTAGTGCCCCTTCACAGTACCTGGTGAGGGGTGGGGACTGAGAACTCTTTGAGATGAAAatcaaaaattgaaagaaaaaaaacaaatctataaCTACTGTAAGGGTCATATAATCAATGTAGAGGAATCATCCACTGATACTGTTTTGgagaaaaatgacatattttcCTTTGTCACCCTGAGGACCTAACTTGGTAAAAGCAAAGGAGGCTGAGGAAATATGGAAGAAACCCAACCTCAGCAACCAGCCTTTTCTACAGCGTGATCAATCCATCTCTATGAAATGAGTATATAATGAGATTTCCATTTAGTGACTAGCTGATTGAAGGGGGGCCTCTACCCAAATACTCAACTAGGCCTTACTTTTCTGAAGCATTTTGATTTCTCTTGCCTGGGACAATTAGCAGAACAGTCCAAAATGCATTGAATACTTTCTAATTACCTCACGTTCTCTTATTAAAGGGGACAGATAGAAATAAAACATGCAGTCCCCACCTTTAGATTACCTGCACTTGGTTCGTCGGAGGACTTCTCGGATCCCGtttttctataaattaatttaagtAACTAAATAGTGTGCTctactcttttttgttgttgttaatgcgATATGACCACGCTTAATCTGTTTCACATTTTGACCTTCCATTGTTATATCATATCACATGTTTTATGACTATTTGTAATGTGGACATGCCTCGCTATTTGGTGACTACATCGCtaatttttcatgtcttttagaCTTGAGTGTTTAGAAATATGGCTGTAAACATACTGTGGCTCTCAATTGCTTTGTGAAAAGATCTCCCTTTTATTTCACTGAACTTAAAAATGCTTGATCTGAAGAAAGTCCTCCAATGGAAAAAGTTCTACTATGACTTGATTTGGGGAAAACATGTTTACTGGGCAGCTCTTCCACTGTGAAGTTGGTCCCTGCCCTTCTCTAGCCCACCACTGGGCCAGATTTATAACCGTTAACATTACATTAAAGGAGCTTTGGGTTTGTCCTTTTGTGGGGAGCAGCCATGAGGGCAGAGACTGTTCCTTTTGAATGATTAGCCTTTTGGGCTAACCAAATTGGAGTTTTGCTCAAATCTCTGTAGTTTATGCTGTTTTATCTACAAAGTTACAGTTTTCAGTGCTTGATTTCCAATTTCTTCCCCCTAGGGACACAATCTAAAGAGCACAGGcccaaagagaaaataacatgAGGCTATTGCTCCTTCATTCAAACACATGAAAcaatcatatataccatatttgcTGGACCATTACAAGTCCTTGAAGTGTTAACATGTGAAGCACTCTGAAGTTATTCTTGGAAAACACTCTGGAAGAGGCAGAGTTGAATGGTAGAATGAGAGTCTGGTTTTTGAAAGGATGGATATTTGATTTAGTTCAACTTTATTTTCACAAGAAAACTGGAAACCAATTTATTTCTATTTGGCTGTGCCTCTGTTTTGTAGCTTTGTTTCCAAAAAGGATCCTTAACCTAGAAATAGGCAAACAATAAAGCAGAACTTCTTTCCCTATCTGTCCAATTGGTGTAGAAAGTTACCGTATTTAGAAGAGCTAAGCTTCCAACCACAAAAGTTACCATTccaaattttcatatatataacctTATCCCGAAACATCTCGCGCAAATTACATACACAGGCTACTTATTAAAATACCCCAAatactttacacacacacacacacaataatgcATACCACAAACTAGAGAATGACAGATTTAGGCAATGGCAGTAATAGGTATTGAATTTTTCCTACCCTAGAATCCAGTTGGGTTTTATGACCTAAAAATGCAGtctaaaatagatggtaatttttaaagctatagtttttaaatattagttcTAAGTTGCGAATAACATTAACAGtggaattatttcatttttatttcctttcccagaAAAACTGAGAGAGCACGGTGTTccatctgactttttttttattccattaataGCCCTTCTATTCAACAAAAACTGCCCACATGCCAGGAAAGCGCTACAGTTATTCtaagctttttaaaatggggatcaAGCTAGATGCAGCCAGGCAGGACATTTAAAATCTTTATGTCAAGACACAATAACCTGACCTGCAGCTGTTGTATTGCCCCCTTACTATATATCTAACCAAATTATAGTCTTTATAGACATACAGCTTTTCAGTCATTCATTGCCAACTGCAAAGCTCTGTGCTTCAATCCCTGTTGTTTCAGTACCAGCCCTATACCTTTTAATGGAGCTTAATTCTGTTATAATCCAGGCCAAACTGATTTGCAAGTCAAGTGGCTGGAGCAGCTTGCAGCTCCTTTGTCATCCTTGGTTTCCTTTGGGAGAAAGAAGTCAATGAAAGAGATTTACTTAAGTTTTCCTCCACTCTCATCTCTTGATCACTGGTTATTAAGACATAAGTAAAATCCATTTGACTCACGTCCTTTAGTTATTTCAATGATATGGTTACTTTTTGAAAGCCAGACTTTTCTTTGTGATCCAACTATATTTTTCCAAGTGTTCCAACCATGCATGAAATCGAAGATCAGTATTTCTAAGAGTGACAGAGTCTTTATAATCATATATCACTccctccccctccaaaaaaaaaaaactatgagtaTTATGGAAGCACTGGCCATAAATTAATCAAGAGGTAAAGAGATTATGTTAAATGattatgttcttaaatttttttgggggggtggtgcatggtcctggaattgaacccgggtttcccgcatggcaggcaggcattctaaccactgcaCACcctattctttaaatttttacacTCAGTAACAGACGACTTCTAGGCAGAATTCTTGTTTGATTATCATTAAACAGGAAAATATAGTATGATTTATTTCCTATATAATTAtatgtcattgtttctttttatttcgaTTTCTGATACTACTGTATAAGCTTATAACCTTTGGTATTCAGACTATTAAGTATCAATtccttccttcaacaaatatttattgaacatctgctaTGTTAGAACTGCCCTAGGtgataaaaagaaaggaacaaaatgcCCTACGAATTCTAAGGGATGATGATGAAGTAATAAATCGTCTCATTAAAATCATTTTAGTATGTGATTTTATCAAAATGATAGAGAAATTGGCATCAATTTTTGTCTAATTAAATGCAAACTGCAACTAAAAAGATGCTTTTTTCCAAATTAATGGAACTCACTGGATTCTCCTTCCTATTTTCCTACCTGAAATTTATGTTAAATCTGGACTCAGCTGGAAAGACTGAGtcaaatgaaaaagagattttCATCTAATTGCTTCTTCAATAGGAGATCTATATAAGTGATGCTGAATTTATTCCAGCAAACTCCTGCCAGACAGTTTTTAAGAAAGGTTTGACTCATGCACAACCCAGGATATATTTCAGAAAACTTTTGAAACAACAGTGTGGAACACAAACGCTCTTATTTCTGTTCATGAACAAACAGCCTATCAAAATAGTGATGCGCTTGTTTCAAATTCCAAAAGCTCTCCATTTCTCTAAATATAACTTAATGCTTATCTTTTAAATGGAGCCTGCTCCTTATTCTCTCTCACAGAAAGTACAGTCCTAGTTTTCAGTATCATTTTAGGCAGTCTATAAAATCCTAACTTTGAATGTAATATTGGGCTGTATATTGAAACCGGGGTTGTTGAATTCTTACTACAACCAATACCAAAAGTTTAAAGCATGGATCACTATCAACTATGATACAAATTTGCAACTTCTGAGTGCATCGCTTTTTCTGAGATCTGCTGCTCGTGTTGGAGCAACTTAAATGTTAAGATAAAATGCCACAGATTTGTCCGAACAGCCCAGCTCGTCAGATGTTTGCTGTAGCATTAAGGCATTTAATTGGTTTAGTTTAACTAAATACCAGCAATTTGAAAATTCAGTGAAATAATGGAAGTGTAGTGTAAGGGTAACAATGGAATATAGGCTTAATGAGTAGTGTCTCCTAGGAACCATAAAAGGATTCAGGAGAGCTGGCCTGGGTCTCAATATACTAGAACAACTAGCACCACAAACAAAACCTAGAAAGGGCAGTTACCGTGTGGACACCCTCACGGCACAGTCGGTGCCCACAGCTGCTGCCCAGTCTCCACATCAATTACATTTTTACTGTCTAGAAATCATTTgatgctctaaaaaataaaaacacagctcTACAACTTGCTAAGAAAACTATCTTAAAGAAccttaaaacacattttatattaaaatgactGATAGGTGACTAACATTACTGTTCAAAGTAACACATATGGAAATAAAGGAGCTCTTCTTTAATATATTACCTGCCAAGGACTCTTCACAGCAGTTGCTTCTGAGTTTTCCTTTGACTATTCTCATGGCTTTTCAAGTTAGTTTTGCAGAATGCTCATTAGCCCATGAGACGCCCTTTCTAGTCATTTCAGGcgcattgtttttgttttgttgtttcttatCAGGAATTCAAACTCAAACGCTTGATGTGACTTGGGTCTGACTAACTTGGTGCAGCCTAGATAATAAATGACACGTCACTGGTTTCATTTTCTGAGAGTGGTGATTCAGACAGAATGCTGGAAAGCAGGACGGTGCACGCAAGCAGATTCAGAGCTTAAACCaatatgtcttttcattttctttcttatatgcaggtttttataatcatataaatataaagcCTGGGCTTTTAGTAAGTTCCTtgggaaattaaataattttaaagacttAAGTCACTttggtgacttttttttctacttgtgatgcatttatcattatataataattttttttctttgaagttgaATGCTTGCTTATAATTCAGTAGAAGTCaactcattttatttcatctacaaTGAAAGTTCCAACAGCAGTCAAGTTTCAAAGGAATataatggaatttattttggaCAGTGTTTGTATTCAACATGCTATTGATATAATTCCTTTCTTGCCTTACTCCTTAATATAATTAGAGTACAGTCAGTTCAGTAACTCAAATGCGAGTGATATTTGTGAgggcatttaaatattttaagataataaatGGTGATTAGAAGGAGCTAAGGAAGACAACTTATGGTAGAAATTAGCCTCACCTTTGTCTAAGTTAATTTATGTGAACTTACTGAGTGGCTTTAGTTGAGTTTTTGGAATAACTTCTTTGTTAGgtatccctttcctttccttttttattttctcccaataTTTTTTATCTGGTTTATGATTGTCTTGAAAGTCAGTTATTAATGACCATTTGGAAGGAAATTGATTTAGAAAATGtctctttaaaaattatctagGGCCCGCTATCCCCAGAAATCTTTAACAAATCTGACAGCATCATTGGGTAAGACTACAGCCTCTTTCTCGAAGGCAAGGCCTCCTAATATTGTTTTGCCTCTGTCTCTACACAAGGGACATATAAAAAAGGAGTATGACATTTCTAATTTTGTAGTAcattttatcaaattttattttgctcctttttttaTGTCTGTCACTAAAATTTCCCAGTAGCCACTAAGAAATCCACCcatctttaaaatatgtttaaatatgaaaaagaagaaatgaataaaataaaatccaaatctgAATTCTCCTAAAGAGGAAAAACCTAAATCTTTACACCAAGGAGATCAAATGCCTATTtcggtttttttgtttgtttgtttctttaatttagcCTTGCTCCTTGGGTGATTTAATGGAACCCAAATGATATCCAAACTTTGTCAATGACAAAGTCTTCTCCTTTGTCACCCCTACAGTTAGGTGTGGGTCCACTGCCAAAGATGATTGTCTCAATCCTGGTTCATTAGGGCCTAGTCATGCCAAAAGGGTATCTTGGAATAGttcaatcttttcaaagataCGCACAAAGGCCAACTATGTGTGAATAATGGAAAATTGGAGATTTTTCTATATTCTTCAAATTTTATAGTCCTAAGACTGGAAGAGATCTCCAGAGGTCATCTGGCTCATCCATCGACCTCCAGGGAGAACTGTCACTCAGGCATGCCCAGGAGGTTAGAGACCTATCTATTCTTAACATCTCTAGGGAAGGTGGTTTCCTTGGCAACCTAATCCAGTTCTCTTAGGTTTTTTCCTCACAAGAAGAAATTATCTTCCCTGTCTTTGTGGGCTAGGAACCTGGCAACAGTTCTGGTGATTTGGGCCATTGTGCTAGGAGACTCAAGGGAAGCTGGGTTTCCCCCTACATTTGATGATTATTACATTTGACGACTCCCCGAGCTCCCTAGGAAATCAGATCTTTTGATAAAGATGTGGGTATTGATACAATACTCAGTAACCATGATCTGCTTTCAATAAATATGACTGtggctgctttttatttttactttttggctTTTCTCATTGATTGGAGGTAATGTCCAGGAAAAAAGACGATTTCAGATCCCCAGTGACAAGTATAACATCAGAACGGGGATCAAATGACTCAACTTTTAAACTGTTCAATTCTCTGAGAAGTTACAATGACAAAAATGAGCAttctctgccttcttgcttctaaATAAGTACCTTCTCATTCACCTTTTCTTTTGCCTAAAATGACAAATAAGAATCTAAAGATTTTTCTGCTCCTTCTGGGGAAGATGTGACTAGTTGTGGAGAGAATGATTTGGAATAAAAATGACTCCGGAGAATTATTCAGCCACCATTTGACTCCAGCCTTTATCCCCATGTTAGTTAAACAATTGCTGCTTGCCTTCTCAGAGATcagaaaaatgatttgaaaatttgTCATCTTGACAAGGCGTGAAAACAAAGGGAGGAGTCCTGGAgggtggtgattttttttctggttatgtCGCTTGACACAGTCCCCTCCCTGCCACCCTGCAGTTTCAGAGCCTTTTCCCTTCGCTCGGAGTTGACTTCAATCCAGTCAGAAACTAATCGGAAGATGAGGAATGCCCCAAAATCAACATTTCCTTTCTCCGTGGGATTTTTTTCAATCTGGGTGCAGCTACTTATCCTCCCAACTCAAATGCTCTTATGAAAAAATCAGCCACATAAATATGGTTGCCCCACAAATAACATTAGGGGAAAATGAccctttttgctttaaaaaaaaaaatgctatagaaTGCTCATGTAAAGAATGTTGAATAATTTGGCCCATGTTTTAATTCACTCTAACACTTCTATGAACATAAGTCTGAGGCGTAGTTTGTGAAACATGTTTCAAAAGTGTTTGATGTAAAATAAACGCTTAGACATTTACAATACAGAAATAgtgaaaaaagatttttaaaaacctgtagaTTACAACTCTGTTCCTAAGAACCTCAGCCTTTATAGTGTCTTAGTAAAGttgatctgcttttttttttcagtttattgcATTTCTGATGTAATAACCTCTTAAGATAGAACTATTAATATATATGTACTGGTTAATGCCTGTTAATGCAGAAAATGGCACTTTGTTATTTCAGTGTGTTTCCCTCAGCGTCACAGGGTATATCAATTTGATAGGAAAAGGTCATTTGACATTGGTCAAAACTGCATTTtccccatttaaaatatatatgtataattggtTGCTTAGACAAATGTCACCTTTTGCAATGTCTTTATCTTCATGATAGTTTTAGACGTCACTAACAGTGTCTCCACTTTCCAGCTGCCATAGAAACTTGGTACAATTGCGAAGTCTGATGAAATCCAATGAGCTGAATGTAATGGTACATCAGATGATCCAAAGGACTTGAGGGACATCCTTCAGTCCATTTTGGACCATTGGGTTGGACACTGGGAATGGTCTCTACACAAAAGAAGTGTTttaagagttgtttttttttgtttttgctggcAAAAGAAAAAAGCGTAACTCAAAAGCTCAAAAGAGCCATTGTACTCTAACACAGTTTGTTTGACATTAGGATTGGTTTTATCGTTCAGTTGCCATTTCTTATTACTTTTACTTGTTTTCAACAGTACTTAATAGATATTTTATTACTAAGTCAAATCTAATCTCTTGTAGAGGGTGAAAGGGAAGAAATTTAAGCTACGATCCATACATGCAGTCATTTTACACTAAGACGTCATGTTGTATGTCATGCAGTTTCTAGACTAATTTTCTCTTGTGTATAAGTTATAACATCAAAGATGCCAAAGGGTATATAAAATAAGCTACAATAATATTCAACAGAACTTAACCTGGACCTTCTGTTGTAATAATTTATTCATATTAGCTGTGTGTCTtctgtatttatattttcagtatttattatGAATGATGGAAATCCGTGTATTTATTGTGGCTTTTTATTgcagtgtgtatatatatatattacaaataagcatttttaagtCTTATCCTTAAATTTCTTTTGTTAGTGGCACTTGTATTATGCTgtactttttattatatattgtaCAGTATCTTGTCCATTTGTTTGCAGCAGAGTAAAACTGGTTTCTAAGTTATATCTGCTGTTGTGTTTCTGTGGTGTAAATTCTTTGTTCTTTACATTCAAAACTATCACGGTATATGcaaaaattctgtcttctctctgtgtAACAGATACATTCTTGAAAAGTTGTATGAAGCCAGTTCCTGTGAAATGGCTGGTTGCTTTATCATTTCAAAGGTGTAGTAACTTTAGTATGTTTGATTGCTAAGTGGAGATGCTTATAACAGCTCTTCGGCCCCTGATTACAACAAGTAATGATGTGTAAACGAACATGAAAACCAAAGAGGAACTCCctatttaaatgaaatttggGAAGATACTTTTACAAAGACAAATTCAATCCAATCTTTGTTAAGTagtatcctttaaattacctacATAGTagtatgtttgtttttctttgcttaaaGAAGAATCTGTGGGATCTGGGTTCTCTGGAAGCAGAGGCCAATATGGCATCTGGTGTGCAGGATATGTATAGTGAGCAGTAACTGTGGAAGCTGAGGGAAAGACACAGATTAGGAAGTGGGAGAAATCAAACTGATGCAGGGCTGACAAATCCCCAGCCAGGCCAAACCCACAAGGAAGCTCTAGAGCAAAAAGGGCTCATCTAAGCTGTCCCTGGTAGACTGACATAGCTGGGCGATTATAGCAAC
Coding sequences:
- the CSRNP3 gene encoding cysteine/serine-rich nuclear protein 3, with protein sequence MSGILKRKFEEVDGSSPCSSVRESDDEVSSSDSADSGDSVNPSTSNHFTPSSILKREKRLRTKNVHFSCVTVYYFTRRQGFTSVPSQGGSTLGMSSRHNSVRQYTLGEFAREQERLHREMLREHLREEKLNSLKLKMTKNGTVESEEASTLTVDDISDDDIDLDNTEVDEYFFLQPLPTKKRRALLRASGVKKIDVEEKHELRAIRLSREDCGCDCRVFCDPETCTCSLAGIKCQVDRMSFPCGCTKEGCSNTAGRIEFNPIRVRTHFLHTIMKLELEKNREQQIPALNGCHGDLSAHGSSMGPVSHSVEYSIADNFEIETEPQAAVLHLQSAEELGCQGEEEEEEEDGSSFCSGVTDSSTQSLAPSESDEEEDEEEEEEEDDDDDDEKGDSFVEGLGSHAEVVPLPSVLCYSDGTAIHESHAKNAAFYANSSTLYYQIDSHIPGTPNQISETYSERDPVKNGTLSLVPYTMTPEQFVDYARQAEEAYGTSHYPAANPSVIVCCSSSESDSGVPCNSLYPEHRSSHPPMEFHSYLKGPSQEGFVSTLNGDSHMSEHPAENALSLAEKNRLHEECIKSPVVETVPV